DNA sequence from the Pseudomonadota bacterium genome:
CCCGCTTAGACTGAAGTGCGAGTGGCAACCTCGCACGAAGCAAAACGTGGCGGAAGCTCCGATGCGCCCGAACAAGACTTGATCCGATTCGGAACCCAGGTAGTCGATCGCCGTGAGCGCAGCGACCCTGAGCGACTCCGAACGATAGACGTTGGCCTTGAGCGTCAGCTCGGCGATGTGGGAAAGCGTTTCGGAGTCAACCAGCCCGGTAAGCGTGGCCTGCACAGCATCCGAGAAGGCATAGCCGAACTGCAGGAGGAAGATCTCGTACGACGAGAAATAGGCGGTACCGGCCGGCTGGGTCTCCGCCGTCGATGCCAGCACCACGCGATCCGGGTTCGCGCTGAGCAACCGGAGGTCGTCGGCGGGCCGAGCTCGCTTTGCGGGCGCTTGTGTTCCCCGTGTCGGATCGATGGCCGAGCCGTGCTGCAGTGTCGGGCGTCGCTGCTTGATTGGAGCAAGGCCCGTTGCAGGGGCCTGTGCCCTTCCCGGAAGCCGGCGAGCGGACCCTGCGGGCACGGGGTCTGCCGCTGTGCGTTCGGGTGCTACTTGCGCGTTCGCGTTGCCGCGAAGCAAACCGTCCCTGGCAGGCTGACGCGCAGCGGCAGATTGCGCGCTCCCGCGAGGGGCGAACGCCGCCCACAATGTCGTCATGAGTAGCAGCTGTGCCAGCCCCGCAGCCCGCTTACATTGGTCATCCAATGCCGGGCGCACTGTTGACTTGTAACCGGGTGTTGACTCGCGGCCGGCTGTCGATCCGTGCCCGCAAGGGTGGTACGAGCGCGACAACGGTCGATCCGCGCTGCAAACGGAGGCAGAGCCGGCACCATCGACACACTTGCCGGTGCGTTGCGACTCCCCGAGGCGGCGATGAGGTTCTCGCCGGAGAGCTCCTGCGCTGGTCATCGTCGCTCGTGTGTCATCGTGCACCGGATCTACCGGGGCGTCTAGTCTGGGGTGGCTCGCTTTCGAGGGCGAACAGTGGCACCCTAACAGCGATGGGCTCGCAGCTCTCACCCGGTTTGTTGGTCGCAGCGCCTGCGTTGCTGGACCCAAGCTTCCGGCGCTCCGTGGTGTTGCTCGTCGAGCACAAGGCAGAAGGTGCTCTCGGTTTCGTGGTCAATAGACCGTCGCCGTTCAACCTCTCCGGGATCGCGTCCCAATTGGGCATGGAGACTATCGAGGGGGATCTCGCGGAATCATCGGTTCTGGTGGGAGGGCCGGTCGCGCCGCACACAGGCTGGATTCTGTACGACCACGCCGGCTACGACGAGAAGAGCGACGAGATGGTAGAGGTAACCTCCCGCCTGGCGGTAAGCGCGTCGCGCGATCTGCTCCGGCGTGTCCTCACGGGGCAAGGGCCGAGCAAGCAAGTACTGGTACTGGGCTACGCTGGTTGGGGTCCGGGCCAGCTGGATCACGAGCTGTCGCAAGGCGCCTGGATTCCGTCCGAGCTCGACGAGCGCATTCTTTTTGAAACGCCTTACGGTGAGCGTTGGGGCGGTTCCTTGAAGGCGCTCGGAATCGATCCCGCCAGAATCGTCGCTTCGCCCCCCTTCGAGGCGTAGGGAGGCGCTCAGTGCGTATTCGAGGCTTCTTGAACACCCCAGATTAACTTCGTGCCGTCGTACACGGAGATCTGCGGCCGACGAGAACGGGCGGACTCGATCCACAGCCGCGAGTCCAGCTTCCTCGGCCGGCAACCCCGGTCGGTCTCCAGAGAGAGCGCCGGCGCCGATGGGAACTAGCCGCCTCGCAGCGACGCGATCGTCTCCCGCACAAGATTGCTGATGACCACCCTCGTCCCCGAGTCCGGTTCGTCCAGCGTGACTTCGCGTTCGTCGTCCATGAGAGCCTCCAGCGGAGCGATGGCCTCCGGGGCTCCGAAGGACGCCAGGGCCTCCACAGCGGAGGCCACCACCTCGCCCGAGCGATGCGAAAGGAAGCGCGCGATCAGCGCGACCGTATTTGCCTCGCCGATCTCGGAGATCACCCAGGGTAGCTCGGCCATCGCAGGGCCCTCGCCCCCGGCTTCGAGCGCACGCTCGATAGCACGGACCACGTCTAGATGGCGTTCGTAGGCGACATCGACAATCGCGTCTGCCGCGTGCACGCGCACCGAGGGGTCCTCGCTGTCGAGAATACCGATCAGGGTATCCGCCATCCCTGCAGCTGGAACCTGGGCGCACATATCTGCGAGGCGCTCCAAGCGCAAGACGCGTTCCCTCCTATCCTCCAGCGAGCTGGCTTGCCGGACGGCTTGGGTAAGCAGCTGTGCCGCTGCGTGGGAATGCTCACGGGCTACCACTAGCGCCTCGAGCCGGCGCAGTTCGCGATCGGCTTCGAAAATGGCGTCCAAGTGGCGTTGTAGGTCGGCGGCCATGGTGCTCCGGTGTCGGTGTTCTTCTGCAGTGCTCCAACCTGAACTCCAGGGACCTCGATGCTTGCGGGTCGAGCTACCAACACGGTGAGTTGCCATTTCCCTCTTGCTGTTCTTTCGTAGCCCCCGTTAGGACCCGCCGCACAATAACCTGTGCATATCGCAAAGGACCGGGCGTCGCCGGCAAGGCGCGACGACGAGGGATACTGCGGGCATTTCGAGGAGGAGCAACACAGCCAGCGGCGTTTGGGGCCTGCGAGGTGAGCAGGCCACTGTGTGGCGGGTCCTTACTCCGCGTGCGCGCTGGAAGTCAAGCGCAGCAGCTCATGCAGGACGTGCTCCGCACCTTCGATCGCACCTCGGTCTATCGCCTCGTCGAAACGGCGAGTGAGCTTCATGTCAGGTGTCAGTCTCCACTGGGGGCTCGTCGTCAGGCTGGCGATCTGGTGGCGGTCGAGCGGCGTATCATGGCGGAAATGCAGGGTCACGCGTCGCCTGTACGCCTCGCAACCGACCACCCTGAGACGGCGCAGCAGTGGACGCAGTGCCATGCTGCGCACGAGCTGTTGTGCCGGCAGCGGTGGTGGCCCGAAGCGGTCTTCCATCTCCGCGGCCATCTCGGTAATGGCACCTTCGCTGCTCGCGTCCGCCAGACGCTTGTACAGAGAGAGCCGGACACCGACGTCACCAATGTAGTCCTCAGGCAGGTAGGCATCGGCATCGAGTGTGAGCTCCGGGTCGACCTCGTGTATCCGAGCTTCACCGCGTAGCTCGGCAACAGCCTCTTCGAGCATGCGCACGTACAATTCGAAACCGACGCTCGCGATGTTTCCGCTCTGCTCCGCCCCCAAAAGGTCACCGGCTCCTCGCAACTCCATGTCCAACGAGGACACCTGAAAGCCTGACCCGAGCTCGCTGAAACGCTGCAGCGTTTCGATGCGGGTGCGAGCCTCGTCCGTCATCCGGTTGGGGGCGGGGGCGATGAGGTAGCAGTAGGCGCGTTCTTTGGCTCGCCCGACGCGGCCTCGCAGCTGATAGAGTTGAGCCAACCCGAACAGGTCGGAGCGATCGATCAGCATCGTGTTGGCACGCGGGATGTCGAGGCCGTTCTCGACGATCGCCGTGGAGCACAGAACGTCGTAACGTCCCTGCACGAAATCGGTCACGACGCGTTCGAGCACGCTTTCCTTCAGCTTGCCGTGTGCGATGGCGAACCGCACCCGAGGCAGCATCTCTTGCAGCCGCGCTGCCCGCTCGTACAGGCCCTCGATGCGGTTGTGCACAAAGAAAACCTGTCCGCCTCGGGATAGCTCGCGCTCGATGGCTTCCCGGATCACGCCTTCGTCCCAGCGTGTCGCGAACGTGCGTACCGCACGCCGATCCGCGGGTGGCGTCGTTATCAGAGAGAGGTTCCGAATTCCACCTACCGCCATCTGCAGCGTGCGCGGAATGGGAGTCGCGCTGAGGGTCAGGACGTCGACTTCCTTACGCAGTGTCTTTATGCGCTCCTTGTGAGCGACGCCGAAACGCTGCTCTTCATCCACGACCAGCAGTCCCAGTTTCCTGAAGTGCACGTCCCGTGACAGCAGCCGGTGGGTCCCAATCACGACGTCGCAGGTTCCGTCCTTGATCCGGCGCACGAGCTCATTCTGTTGCCGCTTCTGGACGAAACGGGAAAGGACGTCCAGCTCGAGGGGGTAGGGTGCGAATCGCTCGCGGAAGGTCATGAAGTGCTGCTGCGCCAGCACTGTAGTGGGACAGAGCACGGCGACCTGCCGGCCGTTCATGGCGACGCGAAAGGCAGCCCGGAGCGCGACTTCCGTCTTGCCGAAGCCGACGTCGCCGCACACCACGCGATCCATCGGCTCCGGCGTGTCGAGGTCGTTCATCACGTCGTCGATCGCTCGGGCCTGGTCGGGCGTTTCCTCGAACGGGAAGGCGGCTTCGAACTCGGTGTAGATCGAGTCCGGTGCTGGCAGGGGCGGGCGCGTCCGAGCGGACCGCTCGGCGTACAGCTTGAGCAAGTCGTCGGCGAGCCTCCGAATTGCGCCGCGCACGCGGGACTTGGCTCGGTTGAAGGTCTGTCCACCCAGGCGATCGAGCTTCGCCTTCGAGGCTTCCGAGCCGCTGAACTTCTGGATCTGATTGAGCCGAGTGACCGGCAGGTAGAGTTTGTCGCCGCCGGCGTACTGGACCACCAGTACTTCCACCGATACCGGCTTCAGGCCGTGAAGGCGGTCCCCTTGCGAAAGCGGCATGTGCTTGCGCTCCAGACCAAGATAACGGCCAATTCCGTGGGTCACGTGGACCACGAGGTCACCCGGGGCGAGCTGTCTCAGGTCTTCCAGAAAGGCGCGCCGGCGGCTTCGGCTGTCGCGATCGTCGCGCTTTGTTCGGCGCTCGAGCCCGCGCGATCCAAACACGTCCTCTTCGGAAACACAGATCAGGCCTTGCGAGGGCCACGCGAAACCGTCTTTGAGCGGTCTTGCGAGTAGCTCGAGCTGGCGCGGCAGCCAGTTCTTCGGCAGGGCCTCGTACGATGGCCGGGGAGCTGCGGGGACCGGCACGCCGTACGTCTTGAGCACGGACAGCAGGCGCTGGGCTTGGGTCTGGCTGCGCGCAGCGAACAGCACCCGAAACCCCTCATCGAGCCAGACGCGAGCGCGCTCGGCCAGTGGCGCGAGCGGTTCGTGGCGCCGCGCGCTGGCTTTGGGCGCAGCGCCGGCCAGGGCGCGCAGCTCCGTTTGGGCCTGCGCACCGAGATCCATGGCGTCTTGTGGTGCGGCGGTTTCGAGCCAGCCGAGCGGCCCTTCCTGCACGGCGTCCGGCGTGCCGGCCACGAGCAGTCGATGCAGGACCAGCGTGGTCGAGGCCGTCAGTCCGTCCGCGATGCCCTGTTCGTTCAGGTAGTGGGCGGCGACAGGGTAGGCAGGCTCCTGGTTTGCAAGCGCGGCATCGTGGTCGCGCTTTGCGCGACCGAGCTCCGCCCTGGACGAACGCGCGACGGCGCTAGGGTCGATGATCACGCGCGGCACGTCGTCGGGCAGGTGGTCAAAGAGCGAGACCAGGCGGGGCTGAAACGCGGGGACGAAGCGCTCGCCGTTGAGGAAGGCACGCCCGCACAGCACGTCCTCGATCAGCTGACTGCGTTGGCGCGTGGGCATGTTCACGTCGTCGCACAGCTCGCCGAGGCGTCTCTTGACGTCTTCGAGTGTGGTGGATTCCGACACGATTGCCTCGCGCACTGGATAGACCCAGAGAGACACGTCTTGCTCCGCGTTCAGCTGAGCGACAACTTTTCGCTGAGTGTCCGGGTCAAAGCGCTTGAGCGAACACACCAGCTCATCGTCGAGCTCGAGGCGTATCGGGTAGCGTTCATGGGGTGGAAAAACGTCGACGACCGCGCCTCGCACGGCATAGGTGCCGGGGTCTTCCACGACGGGGACGCGTACGAAGCCACCGTCCGCGAGGGCTGCAAGGAGCCGATCGCGATCGATCTCGTCCCCGGTTTCTACGCACAGGGAACGGTAACGTAGGGCCTGCGGCGGCATCACTTTGCGGGCCACGGCCTCCGTTGAAGCCACGATCAGTCGCCAAGGGCGAGCGTGGGCCAGATGAAAGAGCACGGCGAGGCGCTGCATGCTCGCGCGACGATCGGTGGTTACGTCCACAAATGGGCTGACCTCGCTTGCCGGATACGACAAGGCTCGCGTTGCCTCCTCTTCCCCCAAGAAAAAACGCAAGTTCGCCATCAAGCGACTCGCAGACTCGGTGTCCGGCGTCACGACCAGCAAGGGCCGGCCACGCTCGCCGAGCCGTGCGAGCGCCAAGGCCGCGGCTCCAAGCGGCAGGCCAAGTGCGTCCACACGGCCGCCCGCCTCGAACGCCGCCACGAGGTCAGCGAGCGAGGCGGTCTCGCGCGCCAGGCTAGCGGTCAGCGAGAACGAGGATCCCTCAGATGTCATGAGTGGGGCGGTCTATCGGATCGCCTGTGTCCGTGCAAACTGCCTGCAAGGGTAGCTTTCTGGGATTCTGAGACCAGGTGATTCTGCTACGTTGCGACGATGGTCTCAGCGAGCTCGCCCGGCCCAGCCAGCCGCAATTGGAGCGCGCGCGTGCGGGTCGCGGTCAGGCGCCCCATGGGAGCCGTCGCAGCACACGTCCTTGCGGGATTCCTGGCCGGGGTGGGTCTCGCCCTCGGAGACGCAGCCCTCGCTTCGGCGCGCAGGGTGGCCAGCACGCTGCATGCTGCGGATGAGGCCAGGGTAGCGGTACACTTGCTCGGTCTGTATGTGCCGCTGACAACGACCCTGGCTGCGCTGCTCGGAATCTGCAGTCCGGTGCTGATCCGGGCGCTCGCTCTGGAGCACATCGATCGTGCGGTCGGTCCATCGAGGCATTGGTTCGAGCACCGCCCGGACCTCTTTTCCTGGGGCGTATCGGTTCTCGTTGGCGTCGTGGCTTTCTTCACTGCGCTTGCGGGCTTGTTCGACCACTTCAGTACGCGTTATCACAGTCAGGAGCTCGCGACCCTGGCAATGGCTGCGGCCGGTTTGACCGCTACGGCGGTGCTCGTGGTGGCGGTCAGGGTACTCGCGCGCGTACTCGGTTGGTTCGCGAGCAAGCTCCCGCGAGCGGCATCGTTTGCCGGATTGCTGGCTTTCGTGACCGGTTGTCTCGGGGCGTTCGCGCTGAGGCTCGTCTTGTTGCCGCCT
Encoded proteins:
- a CDS encoding HEAT repeat domain-containing protein; this encodes MAADLQRHLDAIFEADRELRRLEALVVAREHSHAAAQLLTQAVRQASSLEDRRERVLRLERLADMCAQVPAAGMADTLIGILDSEDPSVRVHAADAIVDVAYERHLDVVRAIERALEAGGEGPAMAELPWVISEIGEANTVALIARFLSHRSGEVVASAVEALASFGAPEAIAPLEALMDDEREVTLDEPDSGTRVVISNLVRETIASLRGG
- the mfd gene encoding transcription-repair coupling factor, encoding MTSEGSSFSLTASLARETASLADLVAAFEAGGRVDALGLPLGAAALALARLGERGRPLLVVTPDTESASRLMANLRFFLGEEEATRALSYPASEVSPFVDVTTDRRASMQRLAVLFHLAHARPWRLIVASTEAVARKVMPPQALRYRSLCVETGDEIDRDRLLAALADGGFVRVPVVEDPGTYAVRGAVVDVFPPHERYPIRLELDDELVCSLKRFDPDTQRKVVAQLNAEQDVSLWVYPVREAIVSESTTLEDVKRRLGELCDDVNMPTRQRSQLIEDVLCGRAFLNGERFVPAFQPRLVSLFDHLPDDVPRVIIDPSAVARSSRAELGRAKRDHDAALANQEPAYPVAAHYLNEQGIADGLTASTTLVLHRLLVAGTPDAVQEGPLGWLETAAPQDAMDLGAQAQTELRALAGAAPKASARRHEPLAPLAERARVWLDEGFRVLFAARSQTQAQRLLSVLKTYGVPVPAAPRPSYEALPKNWLPRQLELLARPLKDGFAWPSQGLICVSEEDVFGSRGLERRTKRDDRDSRSRRRAFLEDLRQLAPGDLVVHVTHGIGRYLGLERKHMPLSQGDRLHGLKPVSVEVLVVQYAGGDKLYLPVTRLNQIQKFSGSEASKAKLDRLGGQTFNRAKSRVRGAIRRLADDLLKLYAERSARTRPPLPAPDSIYTEFEAAFPFEETPDQARAIDDVMNDLDTPEPMDRVVCGDVGFGKTEVALRAAFRVAMNGRQVAVLCPTTVLAQQHFMTFRERFAPYPLELDVLSRFVQKRQQNELVRRIKDGTCDVVIGTHRLLSRDVHFRKLGLLVVDEEQRFGVAHKERIKTLRKEVDVLTLSATPIPRTLQMAVGGIRNLSLITTPPADRRAVRTFATRWDEGVIREAIERELSRGGQVFFVHNRIEGLYERAARLQEMLPRVRFAIAHGKLKESVLERVVTDFVQGRYDVLCSTAIVENGLDIPRANTMLIDRSDLFGLAQLYQLRGRVGRAKERAYCYLIAPAPNRMTDEARTRIETLQRFSELGSGFQVSSLDMELRGAGDLLGAEQSGNIASVGFELYVRMLEEAVAELRGEARIHEVDPELTLDADAYLPEDYIGDVGVRLSLYKRLADASSEGAITEMAAEMEDRFGPPPLPAQQLVRSMALRPLLRRLRVVGCEAYRRRVTLHFRHDTPLDRHQIASLTTSPQWRLTPDMKLTRRFDEAIDRGAIEGAEHVLHELLRLTSSAHAE
- a CDS encoding YqgE/AlgH family protein, with the translated sequence MGSQLSPGLLVAAPALLDPSFRRSVVLLVEHKAEGALGFVVNRPSPFNLSGIASQLGMETIEGDLAESSVLVGGPVAPHTGWILYDHAGYDEKSDEMVEVTSRLAVSASRDLLRRVLTGQGPSKQVLVLGYAGWGPGQLDHELSQGAWIPSELDERILFETPYGERWGGSLKALGIDPARIVASPPFEA